The following coding sequences are from one Roseburia hominis A2-183 window:
- a CDS encoding GGDEF domain-containing protein, translating into MEKIRHDSSYEWLSGESWKEWSASFFSMGWKIWGVVLITELFLFLFFKPTADCGRLRYGWLFIVRPSGLQLLLLFVYRLLTGRQKRVYSRRAMAGCAIFLLTSYAAVMAWVHTSVTLMPMVLLLPMLLTPLYKDQVMTLVQAALLVAAYVLDCVYFIPASSYFPLTTPFIEGSIFVGTVCGMLVALELVNDSAIVNDERSKRDSLTKLYNHESFYEELEYYQRRYEENRERFSLAVIDIDNFKNVNDTYGHAFGDVVLKEVADICARHKGAAGFCARYGGEEFAIIFKGAGVGQAEEMAEQIRQEFEQKMFTTPQGERSFSVSIGVAEYDRAYAGASAFFEVADAALYRAKREGKNQVRR; encoded by the coding sequence ATGGAGAAGATCAGACATGACAGCAGCTATGAATGGCTGAGTGGCGAAAGCTGGAAGGAGTGGAGCGCGAGCTTCTTTTCGATGGGCTGGAAGATCTGGGGCGTGGTGTTAATCACAGAACTGTTTTTGTTTCTGTTTTTTAAGCCGACTGCAGACTGCGGCAGACTGCGCTATGGATGGCTGTTCATTGTGCGGCCGAGCGGGCTGCAGCTGTTGCTTCTTTTTGTGTACCGCCTGCTGACCGGCAGACAGAAGCGTGTATACAGCAGACGGGCGATGGCGGGATGCGCCATATTCCTGCTGACATCCTACGCGGCTGTGATGGCGTGGGTGCATACGAGCGTGACGCTGATGCCGATGGTTCTGTTGCTGCCGATGCTGCTGACGCCGCTCTACAAAGACCAGGTCATGACGCTTGTGCAGGCGGCGCTGCTCGTTGCAGCCTATGTGCTGGACTGTGTCTATTTTATACCTGCCAGTTCTTATTTCCCGCTGACAACCCCGTTTATTGAGGGCAGCATCTTCGTGGGAACGGTGTGCGGTATGCTGGTGGCGCTGGAACTGGTCAACGATTCGGCGATCGTGAACGATGAGCGTTCCAAGCGGGATTCCCTGACCAAGCTCTACAACCATGAAAGCTTTTATGAGGAGTTAGAGTATTACCAGAGAAGGTACGAGGAGAACCGGGAGCGTTTTTCGCTTGCGGTGATCGATATTGATAATTTTAAGAATGTCAATGATACCTACGGACATGCGTTTGGAGATGTCGTTTTAAAAGAAGTGGCAGACATCTGCGCCAGACACAAAGGCGCGGCGGGATTCTGTGCCCGCTATGGCGGCGAGGAGTTTGCCATCATATTTAAGGGAGCGGGAGTCGGACAGGCGGAAGAGATGGCGGAGCAGATCCGGCAGGAGTTTGAACAGAAAATGTTTACAACGCCGCAGGGGGAGCGGTCGTTTTCCGTGAGCATCGGTGTGGCGGAGTACGACAGGGCTTATGCGGGTGCCAGCGCATTTTTTGAAGTGGCGGACGCTGCTCTTTACCGCGCAAAAAGAGAGGGCAAGAATCAGGTGAGACGATGA
- a CDS encoding VanW family protein gives MKKGTGFLTLFGGAVALCALLAAPVSMRAQGTETIEDGVYIGNIYVGGMTEEEAVSAVEAYVESADSAEMTLKTGDKSVSVTAADLGISFSNLNVVDEAIDVGRSGNLIKRYKDKKDLQQGDKVIALSLDVDSDAVASILSEKAAQLNQEAVDNGLVRENGAFKIIKGEQGIEVNVEDSIAAIENYISSEWDGGNAEIELVAEVVEPRGSEEDLEQITDMMGSYTTNYKDSGQNRCDNISNATSKINGTLLYPGEEFSVYEAIGPLDAANGYELAGAYENGQTVESYGGGVCQVSTTLYNAVILAELEITQRSNHSMIVSYVKPSMDAAIAGDYKDLRFVNNQDIPIYIEGYTEGKNVTFKIYGHDTRPSNRVVTYESEVVSEQDPGTQYVATGDPAGYMKTAQGKHIGYVARLWKVVTVDGVEESREIFNKSTYKASPKIVNVGTASADPNVSAVIGAALATGDEATINAAVAPYAASAAAILNPAPVEQPSQEEQAITGTVDESQITGGE, from the coding sequence ATGAAAAAGGGAACAGGTTTTTTGACATTGTTTGGAGGTGCGGTGGCACTTTGTGCATTGCTGGCGGCACCGGTTTCCATGAGAGCACAGGGGACGGAGACGATTGAGGACGGTGTCTATATTGGCAATATTTATGTGGGCGGCATGACGGAGGAAGAAGCGGTCAGCGCGGTAGAAGCGTACGTGGAGAGCGCAGATTCGGCGGAGATGACATTGAAGACCGGCGATAAGAGCGTTTCCGTGACGGCGGCTGATCTGGGAATATCTTTTTCCAATTTAAACGTGGTGGACGAGGCGATAGATGTCGGCAGAAGCGGCAACCTCATCAAGCGGTACAAGGACAAGAAGGATCTGCAGCAGGGGGACAAAGTGATTGCACTCTCACTGGATGTGGATTCCGATGCGGTGGCATCCATCCTTTCCGAGAAAGCGGCGCAGCTGAACCAGGAGGCTGTGGATAATGGTCTGGTTCGTGAGAACGGTGCGTTTAAGATCATTAAGGGCGAGCAGGGCATCGAGGTCAACGTGGAGGATTCCATTGCGGCGATCGAGAACTATATCAGCAGTGAGTGGGACGGTGGCAACGCCGAGATCGAGCTCGTGGCGGAAGTGGTGGAGCCGCGCGGCAGCGAGGAAGATCTGGAGCAGATCACGGATATGATGGGAAGCTATACGACGAATTACAAGGATTCCGGTCAGAACCGCTGCGACAACATCTCCAATGCAACCAGCAAGATCAATGGTACACTGCTTTATCCGGGCGAGGAATTTTCCGTCTATGAAGCGATCGGACCGCTGGATGCGGCAAACGGATACGAACTGGCAGGAGCTTATGAGAACGGTCAGACGGTCGAGTCCTACGGCGGCGGTGTGTGCCAGGTATCTACGACATTGTACAATGCGGTCATTCTGGCAGAGCTTGAGATCACGCAGCGCTCGAATCATTCCATGATCGTAAGCTATGTGAAGCCATCCATGGACGCAGCGATTGCAGGCGATTACAAGGATCTGCGTTTTGTCAATAATCAGGACATTCCGATTTATATTGAGGGATACACTGAGGGAAAGAATGTCACCTTTAAGATCTACGGACATGACACGAGACCGTCGAACCGGGTTGTGACCTATGAGAGTGAAGTGGTATCCGAGCAGGATCCGGGCACACAGTATGTGGCGACCGGAGATCCGGCGGGTTATATGAAGACTGCGCAGGGCAAGCATATCGGCTATGTGGCAAGACTTTGGAAAGTTGTCACGGTAGACGGTGTGGAGGAGAGCCGGGAGATTTTTAATAAGAGTACCTACAAGGCGTCTCCGAAGATTGTAAACGTGGGAACGGCATCAGCAGACCCGAATGTGTCTGCGGTGATTGGCGCGGCGCTTGCGACCGGGGATGAGGCAACCATCAATGCGGCGGTTGCACCTTATGCGGCGAGTGCGGCAGCAATCTTAAATCCGGCACCGGTAGAACAGCCGTCGCAGGAAGAGCAGGCGATTACCGGAACGGTGGATGAGAGCCAGATCACAGGCGGAGAATAA
- a CDS encoding AIR synthase family protein, producing the protein MKIGKLPESVLKRSVFKQIHTRRPEVVLGAGVGEDCAAIKLAEDETLVMSTDPITGTAKDIGTLAIQITVNDLASAGAEPVGVLLTVLLPESVEEPELRAMMAQVEEACAKAKIQVMGGHTEVTAVVNQPVISVCGVGKVKDGCLISTGGARPGMDILVTKWIGIEGTSIIAKEKETELKTKFSVPFVEKAKALDAYISVQSEAAVAVKSGVSAMHDVTEGGIFGALWEMAEASGVGLEIDLKKIPVRQETIEVCEFFGINPYQLISSGCMLMAAEDGNLLVRELEKAGIPATIIGKATAGNDRVLLNEEERRFLEPPKADELYKAI; encoded by the coding sequence ATGAAGATCGGAAAACTGCCGGAGAGCGTACTGAAGCGCTCCGTATTCAAACAAATACATACCAGACGCCCCGAGGTTGTCTTAGGAGCCGGCGTCGGAGAGGACTGCGCCGCGATCAAGCTGGCAGAGGATGAGACGCTTGTGATGTCCACAGATCCGATTACCGGAACGGCGAAGGACATCGGGACACTTGCGATTCAGATTACAGTGAATGATCTGGCAAGCGCGGGGGCGGAGCCGGTGGGCGTGCTGCTCACGGTGCTGCTGCCGGAGAGCGTGGAGGAGCCCGAACTGCGTGCCATGATGGCACAAGTGGAGGAAGCCTGCGCCAAGGCAAAGATCCAGGTGATGGGGGGACACACGGAAGTGACGGCGGTGGTCAATCAGCCGGTGATCTCCGTCTGCGGTGTCGGCAAAGTGAAGGATGGCTGTCTGATCTCGACCGGAGGGGCGAGACCGGGTATGGATATTCTTGTCACAAAGTGGATCGGAATTGAGGGAACTTCCATTATCGCAAAGGAAAAAGAGACAGAACTAAAGACAAAGTTCTCGGTGCCTTTTGTCGAGAAGGCAAAAGCACTGGATGCTTATATATCGGTACAATCAGAGGCCGCAGTCGCCGTCAAGTCTGGCGTTAGTGCAATGCATGACGTCACAGAGGGCGGAATATTCGGTGCGCTCTGGGAAATGGCGGAAGCATCTGGCGTCGGACTTGAAATCGATTTGAAAAAGATACCGGTCCGTCAGGAGACCATTGAGGTCTGTGAATTTTTCGGAATCAACCCCTACCAGCTGATTTCCAGCGGCTGTATGCTGATGGCGGCAGAGGATGGCAATCTGCTGGTAAGAGAACTGGAGAAGGCAGGAATCCCTGCAACGATTATCGGAAAGGCAACCGCGGGGAACGACCGCGTCCTTTTGAACGAGGAGGAGCGCAGATTTTTGGAGCCTCCGAAGGCGGACGAATTATATAAGGCGATATAA
- a CDS encoding B12-binding domain-containing radical SAM protein: MKVLLTAVNAKYIHSNLAVYDLRAYAEAYGTGGAQVEIGEYTINHTIDYILEGIYKAKPDVLCFSCYIWNLDYVEQLMDEYHKICPEVPIWVGGPEVSYETEAFLKEHPQVTGVMVGEGEETFLELCESYAKAGIGEMAEKMNLSGIKGIMYRAGESLVKTGAREPLDLNRIPFCYGGVEDFRNRIIYYESSRGCPFRCSYCLSSVEKTLRFRDVERVKKELAFFLEQEVAQVKFVDRTFNCRHEHAMEIWKFLIEHDNGVTNFHFEISADLLTDEEIALIGQMRPGLIQLEIGVQSTNDATITEIHRTMQLDRLKAVVRSIQEKENIHEHLDLIAGLPYEGYETFARSFDEIYALKPNQLQLGFLKVLKGSYMYEHATEYGLIYRSRPPYEVLKTNWLGFGEILRIRQVEEMLEVYYNSGQYATAIRLLETQYASAFAMFAELGTFYEEHGYFGMGHSRMRRAEILLEFAKERRPGVLPVLGEGLVYDLYERENLGSRPAWAADANEWKQMTRQYGKNGKQSHIERFFYRFSGHRQDTASLPERLEDPVYVRFDYTRRDPLDHQAQHEYLEYSGE, from the coding sequence ATGAAAGTATTGTTGACGGCGGTGAATGCAAAATACATTCACTCAAATCTGGCAGTGTATGATCTGCGCGCCTATGCGGAGGCTTATGGCACCGGCGGGGCGCAGGTGGAGATCGGGGAATATACGATTAACCATACGATAGACTACATATTGGAAGGAATCTATAAGGCAAAGCCGGATGTGCTTTGCTTTTCCTGTTATATCTGGAATCTGGACTATGTGGAACAGCTGATGGACGAGTACCACAAGATCTGCCCCGAAGTGCCGATCTGGGTCGGAGGTCCGGAAGTGTCTTATGAGACAGAGGCGTTTCTAAAGGAGCATCCGCAGGTGACCGGGGTGATGGTCGGCGAGGGAGAAGAGACTTTTCTGGAACTGTGCGAGAGTTACGCAAAAGCGGGTATCGGTGAGATGGCGGAGAAGATGAATCTTTCGGGAATCAAGGGAATCATGTACCGTGCCGGAGAGAGCCTTGTAAAAACCGGAGCGCGCGAGCCGCTGGATTTAAACCGGATTCCGTTCTGCTACGGAGGCGTCGAAGATTTCCGGAACCGCATCATCTATTATGAATCGAGCAGAGGGTGTCCGTTCCGGTGCAGTTACTGTCTTTCCTCGGTGGAAAAGACACTGCGGTTCCGGGATGTGGAGCGGGTGAAAAAAGAACTGGCATTTTTTCTGGAGCAGGAAGTCGCGCAGGTGAAGTTTGTGGACCGCACCTTTAACTGCAGGCATGAACATGCCATGGAGATCTGGAAGTTTTTAATCGAACATGATAATGGCGTGACCAACTTCCATTTTGAGATATCTGCCGATCTTCTGACGGATGAGGAGATTGCGCTGATCGGTCAGATGCGGCCGGGACTGATCCAGCTGGAGATCGGCGTGCAGTCCACGAACGACGCCACAATCACCGAGATTCACCGGACGATGCAGCTGGACCGCCTGAAAGCGGTAGTAAGGAGCATCCAGGAAAAAGAGAATATTCACGAGCATCTGGATCTGATCGCAGGTCTGCCCTATGAGGGCTATGAGACATTTGCGCGTTCGTTTGATGAGATTTACGCGTTAAAGCCCAATCAGCTTCAGCTTGGATTTTTAAAAGTGCTAAAAGGTTCTTACATGTATGAGCATGCCACAGAGTATGGTCTGATCTACCGCAGCAGACCGCCGTATGAGGTGCTTAAGACAAACTGGCTGGGGTTCGGGGAGATCCTTCGCATCCGGCAGGTGGAAGAGATGCTCGAGGTGTATTACAACAGCGGACAGTACGCCACAGCAATCCGGCTTCTGGAGACGCAGTATGCGAGTGCGTTTGCCATGTTTGCGGAACTGGGAACTTTTTATGAGGAGCACGGTTATTTTGGAATGGGTCATTCCAGGATGCGCAGGGCGGAGATCCTGCTGGAATTTGCAAAAGAGCGTAGGCCGGGGGTGCTCCCAGTGCTTGGAGAGGGTCTGGTATATGACCTGTATGAAAGAGAGAATCTCGGAAGCAGACCCGCGTGGGCAGCAGATGCGAATGAATGGAAACAGATGACGCGTCAGTATGGTAAAAATGGAAAGCAGTCGCACATTGAGCGGTTTTTCTACCGGTTTTCCGGTCACAGACAGGATACCGCATCGCTCCCGGAGAGGCTGGAAGATCCGGTCTATGTGAGATTTGACTATACCAGAAGAGATCCGCTCGATCATCAGGCGCAGCATGAATATCTGGAGTATTCCGGGGAATAA
- a CDS encoding Lrp/AsnC family transcriptional regulator has product MREKILTFIEKNSRIDLKELAIVLGVDETTVMNELEKMEEEHIICGYHTLIDWDKAGIEKVTALIEVRVTPQRGMGFDKVAERIYNYPEVNSVYLISGGFDFMVTIEGKTLREVSQFVSDKLSPLDSVLSTKTNFILKKYKDHGTVMAEQPKDERIEM; this is encoded by the coding sequence ATGCGTGAAAAGATTTTGACATTTATAGAGAAGAACAGCCGGATTGACTTAAAGGAGCTTGCCATTGTGCTCGGTGTCGATGAGACAACGGTTATGAATGAGCTTGAGAAAATGGAAGAGGAGCACATTATCTGCGGCTACCACACACTGATCGACTGGGATAAAGCGGGCATTGAGAAGGTGACCGCGTTAATCGAGGTCCGTGTGACACCGCAGCGCGGCATGGGCTTTGACAAGGTGGCAGAGCGGATCTACAACTATCCGGAGGTCAATTCCGTTTACCTCATCTCCGGAGGCTTTGATTTTATGGTGACGATCGAGGGAAAGACCCTGCGCGAGGTTTCGCAGTTCGTGTCTGATAAGCTTTCCCCGCTGGATTCCGTGCTCAGCACGAAGACCAACTTCATCCTGAAGAAGTATAAGGATCATGGAACCGTAATGGCAGAGCAGCCCAAAGATGAAAGGATAGAGATGTAA
- a CDS encoding flotillin family protein — MKLPELKSKFKNRYAIRIIAGVLVVTLVATGSSVYSVNAAKAGSAATETVEETEVSEEAEDTEDAESSLKDLLDNGSKVSEKEIGKEETVYVIADNTGKEQKIIVSDHLINNDDKDTLEDASTLKDIENVKGDETFTQSGNKVTWQADGNDIFYQGTSESELPVTQKLTYYLDGKEVTPEELAGKSGEVTIRFDYTNNQKVTAKIDGKDEDIYVPFMAVSGMILGDEFSDIEVENGKVISDGSNNVVVGYALPGLKESLNVKDDDFDGDVTIPDYVEVKAKVENFKLDTTMTVVMNATNFISADSDNDTSKLDEVFDTLADAMDQLTDGSAELADGVDTLKSKMGDFKDGVGTLQSGVHAYTDGAGKIASGITQLSDSIPTLSNGVGTLNSSAATIADGVELLDNTLKTSFTDQEKAAMQTQASSAVDAQAEAIKNRASAAVDAQAEAIKNQASSTVDAQAEAIRSQASAVVDAQAEAIKTQAEAVVDGQAEAIKNQATQQVTAKFDNGKYDEVKNQAAQEIGANMSSMTGALTSSADVQTLINGAAFATIAAQYPTETAAEIQTNHAAEIAAAQQQIAAQFGNTITTAMGGAVDTLAQGVANAAKQAALEAAGEAALGGAKIAAGEAAVTGAKLAAGEAAVTGAKEAAGEAAVTGAKIAAGEAAVTGAKAAAGTAAVSAAEQTKSTMAASIEQQSSGGYSLVTGARALANGTQSLADAVPALTSGVAQLKNGSAELVSNNQKLNDGVNALSDGTDAVIDGVDQLSDGAHQLADGIVTFNEEGIEKILNSYHGDIEPLMDRIQAVLDAGEDYQTYTDIADGVNGSIKFIYKTDAVKED, encoded by the coding sequence ATGAAATTACCAGAGTTAAAATCAAAATTCAAAAATAGATATGCAATCCGCATTATTGCCGGAGTCCTGGTCGTTACGCTTGTTGCAACAGGTTCCTCCGTCTACAGTGTGAATGCGGCAAAGGCAGGCAGCGCTGCCACAGAGACCGTGGAGGAGACGGAAGTTTCTGAGGAGGCGGAAGATACGGAAGATGCCGAGAGCAGCTTAAAGGATCTGCTGGATAACGGAAGCAAAGTAAGCGAGAAAGAGATCGGAAAAGAAGAGACAGTATATGTCATCGCCGACAATACCGGCAAGGAGCAGAAAATCATTGTCTCCGATCATCTGATCAACAACGATGACAAGGATACGCTGGAAGATGCGTCCACATTAAAAGATATTGAAAATGTAAAAGGCGATGAGACCTTTACACAAAGCGGCAATAAAGTGACATGGCAGGCAGACGGCAATGACATTTTCTACCAGGGAACGTCAGAGAGCGAGCTGCCGGTGACACAGAAGCTGACCTACTATCTGGACGGCAAGGAAGTGACACCGGAGGAGCTTGCCGGAAAATCCGGTGAGGTTACGATCCGGTTCGACTACACGAACAACCAGAAAGTGACAGCGAAGATTGACGGAAAAGACGAAGACATCTATGTACCGTTTATGGCAGTCAGCGGCATGATCCTCGGAGATGAATTCTCGGATATCGAGGTGGAAAACGGTAAGGTGATCTCCGACGGAAGCAACAATGTCGTGGTTGGCTATGCACTTCCGGGACTGAAGGAAAGCCTGAACGTAAAGGATGACGATTTCGACGGGGATGTCACCATTCCGGATTACGTTGAGGTAAAGGCAAAGGTTGAGAACTTCAAGCTTGATACCACGATGACGGTGGTTATGAATGCAACGAACTTCATCAGCGCCGACAGTGACAATGACACCTCGAAGCTGGATGAGGTATTTGATACTCTCGCAGACGCGATGGATCAGCTGACCGACGGTTCCGCAGAACTGGCAGACGGCGTAGACACCTTGAAGTCCAAGATGGGCGACTTTAAGGACGGCGTTGGCACCCTGCAGTCCGGCGTTCATGCATACACGGACGGAGCGGGAAAAATCGCAAGCGGTATCACGCAGCTTTCCGACAGCATTCCGACATTATCTAACGGTGTCGGCACATTGAACAGCAGTGCGGCAACGATTGCGGACGGCGTAGAACTGTTAGACAATACTTTAAAGACTTCCTTCACCGATCAGGAGAAGGCAGCGATGCAGACACAGGCATCGTCCGCAGTGGATGCACAGGCAGAGGCGATCAAGAACCGGGCATCCGCTGCGGTAGATGCGCAGGCAGAAGCGATTAAAAATCAGGCATCTTCCACGGTAGATGCACAGGCAGAAGCGATCAGGAGTCAGGCATCTGCAGTGGTAGATGCGCAGGCAGAAGCGATTAAGACACAGGCAGAGGCAGTAGTGGACGGTCAGGCGGAAGCGATTAAGAATCAGGCGACACAGCAGGTAACCGCAAAGTTTGATAATGGCAAGTATGATGAGGTCAAGAATCAGGCGGCGCAGGAGATCGGCGCGAATATGAGCAGCATGACGGGCGCCCTGACATCTTCCGCGGATGTGCAGACCCTGATTAACGGAGCGGCGTTTGCAACGATCGCGGCGCAGTATCCGACAGAGACGGCAGCAGAGATTCAGACAAATCATGCAGCTGAGATCGCAGCCGCACAGCAGCAGATTGCAGCGCAGTTTGGAAATACAATCACAACTGCGATGGGCGGAGCGGTAGATACCCTGGCACAGGGCGTTGCAAATGCAGCAAAGCAGGCAGCACTGGAAGCAGCCGGAGAGGCAGCCTTAGGCGGAGCGAAGATCGCAGCCGGGGAAGCGGCGGTAACCGGAGCGAAGCTGGCAGCCGGAGAGGCAGCGGTAACCGGAGCGAAGGAGGCGGCCGGGGAAGCGGCGGTAACCGGAGCGAAGATCGCAGCCGGGGAGGCAGCAGTAACCGGAGCGAAAGCAGCGGCCGGAACGGCAGCCGTGTCAGCGGCAGAACAGACAAAGTCCACGATGGCGGCAAGTATTGAGCAGCAGAGCTCGGGCGGATACAGTCTGGTAACCGGAGCGAGAGCACTGGCTAATGGTACCCAGAGTCTGGCAGATGCGGTACCGGCACTGACATCCGGTGTGGCGCAGCTTAAGAACGGAAGTGCAGAACTGGTTTCCAACAATCAGAAGCTCAACGATGGCGTCAACGCGTTAAGTGATGGTACCGACGCAGTGATCGACGGTGTGGATCAGTTATCGGACGGCGCACATCAGCTGGCAGACGGAATCGTTACCTTCAACGAGGAGGGAATTGAGAAGATCTTAAATTCCTACCACGGTGATATTGAGCCTCTGATGGATCGTATCCAGGCGGTTCTGGATGCCGGTGAGGACTATCAGACCTACACGGATATTGCGGACGGCGTGAACGGAAGCATTAAGTTCATCTACAAGACAGATGCGGTGAAAGAGGACTAA
- a CDS encoding pyridoxal phosphate-dependent aminotransferase, producing the protein MRDPLNKTITTIQPSGIRKFFDVVHEMKDAISLGVGEPDFDTPWHIRDEGIYSLEKGKTHYTSNAGLKELKVEIDHYLDRHYGVSYDPDHEIMVTIGGSEAIDAAMRAMLDPGDEVLIPQPSYVSYVPCAVLAGGVPVIIELKAENEFRLTPEALEAAITPKTKLLVMPFPNNPTGAIMEKKDLEKIADIVREHDLYVISDEIYSELTYLERHVTIASLQGMRDRTIVINGFSKSHAMTGWRLGYACGPRIIIEQMLKIHQFAIMCAPSTSQYAGVEALRNGDEDVAAMREEYNGRRRYLLHRFKEMGLSCFEPFGAFYVFPCIKEFGMTSEEFATELLNQQKLAVVPGTAFGDCGEGFVRISYAYSLDNLKKAMNRMEAFITDLRKRS; encoded by the coding sequence ATGAGAGATCCGTTAAATAAGACAATCACAACGATCCAGCCGTCTGGTATCCGAAAGTTCTTTGACGTCGTCCATGAGATGAAGGACGCGATCTCTCTGGGTGTCGGCGAGCCGGATTTTGATACCCCGTGGCATATCCGCGACGAGGGTATTTATTCCCTGGAAAAAGGAAAGACACACTATACATCCAATGCCGGACTCAAGGAATTAAAAGTGGAGATCGACCATTATCTGGACCGGCATTACGGGGTGTCCTATGATCCGGATCATGAGATCATGGTGACGATCGGAGGCAGCGAGGCGATCGATGCGGCGATGCGCGCCATGCTTGATCCGGGAGATGAGGTTTTAATCCCGCAGCCGAGCTACGTGTCCTACGTGCCGTGCGCCGTGCTTGCAGGAGGCGTTCCGGTGATCATTGAGCTGAAGGCGGAGAATGAATTCCGTCTGACACCGGAAGCGCTGGAGGCTGCCATCACACCGAAGACCAAGCTTCTGGTGATGCCGTTCCCGAATAATCCGACCGGCGCCATTATGGAGAAAAAAGATCTGGAAAAGATCGCGGACATCGTAAGAGAGCACGACCTTTATGTCATTAGCGACGAGATCTACTCGGAGCTGACGTATCTGGAGCGGCATGTGACGATTGCCTCCCTGCAGGGAATGCGTGACCGGACGATCGTGATCAACGGTTTCTCCAAATCCCATGCCATGACAGGCTGGCGTCTGGGGTATGCGTGCGGACCGCGCATCATCATCGAGCAGATGTTAAAGATTCATCAGTTCGCGATTATGTGTGCGCCGTCCACCAGCCAGTATGCGGGCGTGGAGGCACTGCGCAACGGAGATGAGGATGTGGCTGCCATGCGCGAGGAGTATAACGGCAGACGCCGCTATCTGCTGCACCGGTTTAAAGAGATGGGATTGTCCTGTTTTGAGCCGTTTGGCGCATTTTACGTGTTCCCGTGCATCAAGGAGTTCGGAATGACGTCCGAAGAATTTGCGACGGAGCTGCTCAATCAGCAGAAATTAGCCGTTGTCCCGGGCACTGCGTTCGGAGACTGCGGAGAGGGATTTGTGCGCATTTCCTATGCTTACTCGCTGGATAACCTGAAGAAGGCGATGAACCGCATGGAGGCGTTTATCACAGATCTTCGCAAGAGATCATAA
- a CDS encoding 3'-5' exonuclease has product MLEDYVVIDLEMTGLNAKTDAILEVGAVRVRDGRQTETYGAILKCGRELSERVVELTGITPEMAADGREPEEAMQEFFTFLGDDVLVGQNVIFDYSFLKQWAVNHRQTFERNAVDTLKLARRFLPAEQKKDLESLCTYFGIGRARAHRALDDAMATGIVLERLKQEYGTVQPEAFLPYALCYRTKKQTPATGRQMDGLKKYAAHYGIPETEIPEQMTRSEASRLLDRWIAVHGRMPRD; this is encoded by the coding sequence TTGTTAGAGGATTATGTGGTCATTGATCTTGAGATGACGGGATTGAATGCGAAGACGGATGCCATTCTGGAAGTGGGAGCCGTGCGCGTCAGAGACGGCAGACAGACGGAAACGTATGGCGCTATTTTAAAGTGCGGGCGGGAACTGTCAGAGCGTGTGGTAGAACTGACGGGCATCACGCCGGAGATGGCGGCAGACGGCAGGGAACCGGAAGAGGCGATGCAGGAATTTTTTACATTTCTGGGGGACGATGTGCTGGTCGGTCAGAATGTGATTTTTGATTACAGTTTTCTGAAACAGTGGGCGGTCAACCACAGGCAGACATTTGAGCGAAATGCCGTGGATACCTTAAAGCTGGCAAGGCGCTTTCTCCCGGCGGAGCAGAAAAAGGATCTGGAAAGCCTGTGTACCTATTTCGGAATCGGGCGTGCGAGGGCGCACCGTGCACTCGATGATGCGATGGCGACCGGAATCGTGCTGGAGAGATTAAAACAGGAGTACGGTACGGTACAGCCGGAGGCGTTTCTGCCGTATGCGCTCTGTTACCGCACAAAAAAACAGACGCCCGCAACGGGGCGTCAGATGGATGGTCTCAAGAAATATGCTGCGCATTACGGCATCCCGGAGACGGAGATCCCGGAGCAGATGACGCGGAGTGAGGCGTCGAGACTGCTTGACCGCTGGATCGCCGTGCACGGGCGGATGCCCCGGGATTAA
- a CDS encoding manganese efflux pump MntP, which translates to MNWIENVLIIAGVSLDIFAAMECQGALVAKVDKKQLSVICALIAVWQLCALALGNYLSGLLYRNELAHDENFVGLVIAAVIFFGLGIRLIAKAIKNEWVNERREESLDVKKFLRMTAVTSIYTLLAGIAFGFLGTNVALMLIIIVCMTIAFVVLGVYTGYHLGFQHKTKAYVGGALLLWIAGIDVIVRHIMC; encoded by the coding sequence ATGAACTGGATAGAGAATGTTCTGATTATAGCGGGAGTGTCGCTTGATATTTTCGCGGCGATGGAGTGCCAGGGCGCATTGGTCGCAAAAGTGGACAAAAAACAGTTGTCCGTCATCTGCGCGTTGATCGCTGTATGGCAGCTTTGCGCGCTGGCGCTCGGGAACTATCTGTCCGGTCTCCTTTACAGAAATGAGCTGGCACACGATGAGAATTTTGTAGGACTTGTGATTGCGGCGGTGATCTTTTTCGGACTCGGCATCCGTCTGATTGCGAAGGCAATCAAGAACGAATGGGTCAATGAGCGCCGGGAGGAGAGCCTTGATGTGAAAAAGTTCCTGAGGATGACTGCGGTGACAAGCATCTATACGCTGCTTGCGGGGATCGCATTCGGATTCCTGGGGACGAACGTTGCGCTGATGCTGATCATCATCGTATGTATGACGATTGCATTCGTTGTGCTTGGCGTGTATACGGGTTATCATCTGGGATTTCAGCACAAGACAAAAGCATATGTCGGCGGAGCGCTTCTGCTTTGGATTGCCGGCATCGATGTGATTGTAAGACACATCATGTGCTAA